From the Clostridium putrefaciens genome, one window contains:
- a CDS encoding ATP-binding cassette domain-containing protein, with protein MNNNLLVKNVNFSYGKHKVLNEISFSCENGITALLGPNGAGKTTLMNILVGLKSPSSGYITLNNTDISNIKNNGIDNIGYLPQHFDIYPNISGYDFLSYVCDIKGIKSTKKIQAMDEVISKFNLNDVIKKSFGKYSGGYKQRLGIAQAVIGHPKLIIIDEPTVGLDPEQRLEFRHYLSHIGNDQITLISTHIIEDAELYSKNVIIMKNGDIILDSDINEVISQAAKNIYTLVCDLNDFKDIQSRVTLIEERRLNNDLIKIKFIKDEHVLNGSYPTKEVSLENAYVFFQK; from the coding sequence ATGAATAACAATTTATTAGTTAAAAATGTTAATTTTTCATATGGAAAGCATAAAGTGCTAAATGAAATATCCTTTTCCTGTGAAAATGGTATTACAGCTTTATTAGGCCCTAATGGTGCAGGTAAAACCACATTGATGAATATTCTTGTAGGTTTAAAAAGCCCTTCAAGTGGATATATAACTCTAAACAATACTGATATATCGAATATAAAAAATAATGGTATTGATAATATAGGTTATTTACCTCAACATTTTGACATATATCCAAACATATCTGGTTATGATTTCTTATCCTATGTTTGTGATATTAAAGGTATTAAATCCACAAAAAAAATACAAGCAATGGATGAAGTTATATCTAAGTTTAATTTAAATGATGTTATTAAGAAATCTTTTGGAAAATATTCAGGAGGGTATAAACAAAGATTAGGAATAGCCCAAGCTGTAATTGGACATCCTAAATTGATAATAATTGATGAACCTACCGTTGGACTTGATCCGGAACAAAGATTGGAATTTAGACATTATTTATCGCATATTGGTAACGATCAAATAACTTTAATTTCTACTCATATAATTGAGGATGCTGAACTATATAGTAAAAATGTAATAATCATGAAAAACGGTGACATTATACTTGATAGCGATATAAATGAAGTAATCTCACAAGCTGCAAAAAATATTTATACCTTAGTTTGTGACCTAAATGATTTCAAAGATATTCAAAGTCGTGTCACACTTATTGAAGAGAGGCGCTTAAATAACGACCTTATTAAAATTAAATTTATCAAAGATGAACATGTACTTAATGGTAGTTATCCTACAAAGGAGGTTTCTTTAGAAAATGCTTATGTTTTCTTTCAAAAATAA
- a CDS encoding TIGR00266 family protein — translation MNYEIKGNSLPVVICRLDANETILSESGAMGWMSDNIVMDTNIKGGIFKGIARAFSGESVFLNTFTSRVSNSLIAFPSSFPGKIVAKQLYANEYIICQKGSFLAGDSSISVDAFFKKKLGAGFFGGEGFILQKITGPGMVFLELDGHVEEYDLSPGEVMKVDTGNVAAFESSVNFDVETVKGMKNVFFGGEGLFLTVLTGPGKIYLQTMPIQNLAGEISRYFNTGSSN, via the coding sequence ACCATTTTATCTGAATCTGGAGCTATGGGATGGATGTCTGATAATATTGTTATGGATACAAATATAAAAGGTGGAATTTTTAAAGGTATAGCTAGGGCCTTTTCGGGAGAGTCTGTATTTTTAAATACCTTTACATCTAGAGTAAGCAATAGTCTCATTGCTTTCCCATCCTCTTTTCCTGGTAAAATTGTAGCAAAACAACTATATGCTAACGAATATATAATATGTCAAAAGGGATCTTTCTTAGCAGGCGATTCTTCTATTTCAGTAGATGCATTCTTCAAAAAGAAGCTAGGAGCTGGATTCTTTGGTGGAGAAGGTTTCATATTGCAAAAAATAACAGGCCCTGGAATGGTATTTTTAGAACTAGATGGCCATGTAGAAGAATATGACCTATCTCCAGGTGAAGTTATGAAGGTAGATACTGGGAATGTTGCTGCTTTTGAAAGTTCAGTGAATTTTGATGTGGAAACAGTTAAAGGAATGAAAAATGTATTCTTTGGTGGTGAGGGTCTATTTCTAACTGTGTTAACAGGTCCTGGTAAGATATATCTACAAACTATGCCTATACAAAACTTAGCAGGAGAAATTTCTAGATACTTTAATACTGGAAGTTCTAATTAA
- a CDS encoding Mpv17/PMP22 family protein: MKKKDLLWGFILILIISFLAYPVTRELFLILTKSHPYILGFIKVSILATMGEFLSIKICTGDFKKPKGLLYKFLVWGFIGIIFVIMFDIFSGGISYVTNKGLLPSFQNPILNKLSSAFFTSSIMNLTFAPAFMGFHRVTDTLIDLGDGTLSKILKLSLNETLEAIDWSSFIGFIVLKTIPFFWIPAHTITFMLPSEYRVLAASFLSIALGAILSFSKRQK, from the coding sequence TTGAAGAAAAAAGATTTATTGTGGGGCTTTATTTTAATTTTAATCATTTCATTTCTTGCTTATCCTGTGACTAGAGAACTATTTTTAATCTTAACTAAGTCTCATCCTTATATACTTGGCTTCATAAAGGTTTCTATTTTAGCTACTATGGGTGAATTTTTATCTATAAAAATCTGCACTGGAGATTTCAAAAAACCTAAAGGACTTCTTTATAAATTTCTAGTATGGGGATTTATTGGAATAATCTTTGTTATAATGTTTGATATATTTTCTGGTGGAATATCTTATGTAACAAATAAAGGACTCCTTCCATCCTTCCAAAATCCAATATTAAACAAACTTTCATCAGCATTTTTCACAAGTAGTATAATGAATTTAACCTTTGCTCCAGCTTTTATGGGTTTTCATAGAGTTACGGATACACTTATAGATTTAGGTGATGGTACCTTGTCTAAGATATTAAAGCTAAGTCTTAATGAAACATTAGAAGCTATAGATTGGAGTTCCTTCATAGGATTTATAGTGTTAAAAACCATACCTTTCTTTTGGATTCCAGCCCATACTATAACCTTTATGCTTCCTTCAGAATATAGGGTACTGGCTGCTTCATTTTTATCTATAGCTTTAGGTGCTATTTTATCTTTTTCGAAAAGACAAAAATAA
- the thiE gene encoding thiamine phosphate synthase translates to MKTDVNYKLYLVTDRDLLKNTDLYAAVEEAIKGGVTLVQLREKDLTTLEFYNTALNIKKVTDKYNIPLIINDRMDIALAVNASGVHIGQKDMPCTIARKILGNDKILGVSATTLSQAIKAEKEGADYIGVGAIFHTSTKQDAKPVSIDMLKEIKETLSIPVVAIGGITIKNIHQLDSSNIDGIAVVSDILGKEDIRLASENLNSLIKF, encoded by the coding sequence ATGAAGACTGATGTAAATTATAAGCTTTACCTTGTAACAGACAGGGACTTACTGAAAAATACAGATTTATACGCCGCCGTAGAAGAAGCAATAAAAGGTGGCGTTACATTAGTACAACTTAGAGAAAAAGATCTTACAACTTTAGAATTTTATAATACTGCTTTAAATATAAAAAAAGTTACAGATAAATATAACATTCCCTTAATAATAAATGACAGAATGGATATAGCCTTAGCAGTTAATGCTTCTGGTGTCCATATTGGTCAAAAAGATATGCCTTGCACTATTGCAAGAAAGATCTTAGGAAATGATAAAATCCTTGGAGTTTCAGCTACAACCTTATCGCAGGCTATAAAGGCTGAAAAAGAAGGCGCAGATTATATAGGCGTTGGAGCCATTTTCCACACATCTACTAAACAAGATGCAAAGCCTGTTTCTATTGATATGTTAAAAGAAATTAAAGAAACTCTATCTATTCCCGTGGTTGCTATAGGTGGCATAACTATAAAAAATATTCACCAATTAGACTCTTCAAATATCGATGGAATAGCAGTAGTTTCAGATATTTTAGGAAAAGAGGATATTAGGCTTGCATCAGAAAATTTAAATTCACTAATTAAGTTTTAA
- the thiM gene encoding hydroxyethylthiazole kinase, translating into MTEHPYDDIEESVCTPYDNSLTKSHKDIGKLLSKLREKSPLVHHITNYVTVNDCANITLAIGGSPVMADDINEIEDMVSIASSLVLNIGTLNNRTVESIILAGKKANELNIPVVLDPVGAGATPYRTKIAKKIMEEIKLSVIRGNLSEIKTLYGIKTQTKGVDSVDNISSNENDFIETKKLAMDFANKLNTIITITGEVDIVTDGRHIYTIKNGHEMMSKVTGTGCMCTSLIGSYLGSGKDNLASALAGVVSMGIAGEIAFERLDQCGGSGSLKINILDAIYKLSEEVIVKRGKIYED; encoded by the coding sequence ATTACAGAACATCCTTATGATGATATTGAAGAAAGTGTATGTACACCTTATGATAATAGCCTTACAAAATCTCATAAAGATATAGGGAAACTTTTATCCAAACTAAGGGAAAAATCTCCTTTGGTTCACCATATAACAAACTATGTTACAGTTAATGATTGTGCTAACATCACCCTCGCAATAGGAGGATCACCTGTTATGGCAGATGATATAAATGAGATTGAAGATATGGTCTCTATAGCTTCTTCCTTGGTTTTAAATATAGGAACCCTAAATAACAGAACTGTAGAATCTATAATTTTAGCAGGAAAAAAGGCTAATGAATTAAATATTCCTGTGGTTTTAGATCCAGTAGGTGCAGGGGCTACACCTTATAGAACAAAGATAGCTAAAAAGATAATGGAAGAAATAAAGTTATCAGTTATAAGAGGAAACTTGTCAGAAATAAAGACATTGTATGGAATAAAAACACAAACTAAAGGAGTAGACTCCGTAGACAATATATCCTCAAATGAAAATGATTTTATAGAAACAAAGAAGCTTGCTATGGATTTTGCAAATAAATTAAATACTATAATTACTATAACTGGTGAAGTTGATATTGTAACTGACGGTAGACACATTTATACTATAAAAAATGGCCATGAAATGATGTCCAAAGTTACTGGCACAGGCTGTATGTGCACTTCACTAATTGGTTCTTATTTGGGATCTGGAAAAGACAATTTAGCTTCTGCTTTAGCTGGAGTAGTATCCATGGGGATTGCAGGTGAAATAGCCTTTGAAAGATTAGATCAGTGTGGTGGGTCTGGCAGTCTTAAAATAAATATTCTTGATGCAATTTACAAATTATCTGAAGAAGTAATAGTAAAGAGAGGGAAAATATATGAAGACTGA